Genomic window (Peromyscus maniculatus bairdii isolate BWxNUB_F1_BW_parent chromosome 10, HU_Pman_BW_mat_3.1, whole genome shotgun sequence):
TGAAGCTGTGTGTTCTCTTTTCCCCTTTAGATTGGCCGGTCAACTGAGAGTCCTATTGACTTTGTGGTGACCGACACAGTCCCTGGGAGTCAGAGTAACTCGGACACGCAGTCAGTGCAAAGCACCATCTCCAGATTCGCCTGTAGGATCATATGTGAGCGCAACCCCCCCTTTACAGCCCGGATTTATGCTGCAGGGTTCGATTCGTCCAAAAACATCTTTCTTGGGGTAAAAAGCGTGTTTTCCTAATACATTCTTTTATACAAGTTTCTCTTTCCGCATTACACACAAATAGAGACTCGCTGTCTTTATAGGAAAAGGCCGCCAAGTGGAAGACCTCTGACGGGCAGATGGACGGCTTGACCACTAACGGCGTTCTTGTGATGCATCCCCGCAATGGGTTCACGGAAGACTCCAAGCCTGGGATATGGCGAGAAATATCAGTGTGTGGAAATGTATTCAGTCTGCGAGAAACCAGATCAGCCCAACAGAGAGGAAAGATGGTAAAGACCTCTGTGTAGCTTCTTTTTACAGCAGTAAACAGGATGAGTTGaactgggctgtgtgtgtgtgcgtgtgtgtgtgtgtgtgtgtgtttgtagctcTTAGACATATTCCTGACACATGAAAATTAAGACCATCAAACACTGACTTCTAAACACTAATTCTAGAGGATGGTGTTTTGTTTCAGTTAGGAAAGATTAAACTTCTATTCTTTGTGTATGTCTTTGACTATAtgtaactaattaaaaataactaagtTTGTTGATTAGCCAGATAATTAAATCATAAGTTATCTTTTGGCTTGAAAGAGAGAAGTTACTATTCAATGTGTTATTATTGATTTTCAAATTTAGCATTTTTCCTAACTTCTGCTAAAATTTCTATTTCCGCATTACACACAAATAGAAACTTCCTTAAGTCTAGCAGGTACCCTTGTTAGGACTTACTGAAGATCTAGTGTAAACACAATAGTAAATGTGGTTTGGATTCTTGTCTCCTTCAGGTGGAAATCGAAACCAATCAGCTACAAGATGGCTCCTTAATCGACCTCTGTGGTGCAACCCTGCTCTGGCGTACTGCAGAAGGCCTTTCCCATACGCCTACTGTGAAGCACTTGGAAGCTCTACGGCAGGAAATCAACGCAGCTCGACCTCAGTGCCCTGTAGGCTTCAACACACTAGCCTTTCCCAGCATGAAGAGGAAAGACGTTGTAGATGAAAAACAACCGTGGGTATATCTGAACTGCGGCCATGTTCATGGTTATCATAACTGGGGGAACAAAGAAGAACGTGACGGAAAAGATCGTGAATGTCCTATGTGTAGGTCTGTCGGTCCCTATGTCCCTCTGTGGCTTGGATGTGAAGCTGGATTTTATGTGGACGCCGGCCCCCCCACCCATGCCTTTAGCCCCTGTGGGCACGTGTGTTCAGAAAAGACGACGGCCTACTGGTCCCAGATCCCGCTTCCTCATGGTACTCACACTTTCCATGCAGCCTGTCCCTTTTGTGCGCACCAGTTGGCTGGTGAACAAGGCTATATCAGACTTATTTTCCAAGGACCTCTAGACTAACAGCTGTCTCTAGGACTGCATTAGAAGTTTATAAGCTAAGTGAGTTGGGTTTTCCGACCCATTGTCCATGTAAGTTTCTCTGCTCTGGTCATTTGCATTAAgatgaagaattttttaaatatttataatagcaatttctgagaaaaaaatctggGAAACTCAAGCAAAGGAATTTTTGAAAGTTCCAGACTTCTGAATTCtgagttttgaaaatatattttgaggagaaaaagacatAGTCTAATTTGATGCCTTCGTTTTAGTGTTTTTGAATCACCATCCATCCTCAGTGTTGAGTTGTTATGTATAACTGAGGGTCTGTTGGTTCAAACTATGTTAGTTTACAATTTGTTGCAAACATTGTAAAATACAGCAAcatgtatattaatttttttctatttatctttaTCATAGAAAATACCTTAGGATGTCGTGATAGAATAGCATGGTATCGATGGTGTCGCACACTTCCGGTGTGAATGGTAGTTTAGTGGGCACATCGCTCAAGGATTTGCAAAGTTAAGGAGAAAGACAAGAGAGCTTCCTTCCCCCGGCCCGTGTAAGTAGGGAACTTGATGAATTAGAGTATTTCATAAAACCAGATTCACATTAATTACCATTGTCTAAGAGGTGTTTGTTTTTAACC
Coding sequences:
- the Peli1 gene encoding E3 ubiquitin-protein ligase pellino homolog 1, which produces MFSPDQENHPSKAPVKYGELIVLGYNGSLPNGDRGRRKSRFALFKRPKANGVKPSTVHIACTPQAAKAISNKDQHSISYTLSRAQTVVVEYTQDSNTDMFQIGRSTESPIDFVVTDTVPGSQSNSDTQSVQSTISRFACRIICERNPPFTARIYAAGFDSSKNIFLGEKAAKWKTSDGQMDGLTTNGVLVMHPRNGFTEDSKPGIWREISVCGNVFSLRETRSAQQRGKMVEIETNQLQDGSLIDLCGATLLWRTAEGLSHTPTVKHLEALRQEINAARPQCPVGFNTLAFPSMKRKDVVDEKQPWVYLNCGHVHGYHNWGNKEERDGKDRECPMCRSVGPYVPLWLGCEAGFYVDAGPPTHAFSPCGHVCSEKTTAYWSQIPLPHGTHTFHAACPFCAHQLAGEQGYIRLIFQGPLD